The following proteins come from a genomic window of Prionailurus viverrinus isolate Anna chromosome D1, UM_Priviv_1.0, whole genome shotgun sequence:
- the TMPRSS5 gene encoding transmembrane protease serine 5, whose amino-acid sequence MEPQYAEEGPGPGIFRAEPGDPLRRPEAQQQPTSLAGRWCSRRRGCVGLGALALLAGASVGSWLLVLYLWPAASQPSPGNLQDEEMPLSCSEASGEEALLPSLSRTVSFRINPEGFLLAVQVRARPDWLLVCHESWSSALGLRICQSLGHLRLTHYKGVNLSDIQLNSSQGFAQLSPGLGGFLEEVWQPRDSCASGQIVSLRCSECGTRPLASRIVGGQAVAPGRWPWQASVALGSRHTCGGSVLAPRWVMTAAHCMHSFRLSRLSSWRVYTGLVSHSAVRPHQGAVVERIIPHPLYSTQNHDYDVALLQLRTPLNFSDTVGAVCLPAEKQDFPRGSQCWVSGWGHTDPSHTHNSDTLQDTVVPLLGTRLCNSSCMYSGALTPRMLCAGYVDGRADACQGDSGGPLVCLDGGTWHLVGVVSWGRGCAEPNHPGVYAKVAEFLDWIHDTAR is encoded by the exons ATGGAGCCTCAGTATGCAGAGGAGGGTCCAGGACCTGGGATCTtcagagcagagccaggagaCCCACTGAGGAGGCCTGAGGCCCAGCAGCAGCCCA CCTCTCTGGCGGGGCGCTGGTGCTCAAGGAGGCGCGGCTGCGTGGGGCTGGGCGCCCTGGCGCTGCTGGCTGGTGCGAGCGTCGGCTCATGGCTTCTCG TGCTGTATCTGTGGCCAGCCGCCTCTCAGCCATCTCCCGGGAACTTGCAGGATGAGGAGATGCCTCTGAGCTGCTCAGAGGCCAGTGGTGAGGAAGCCCTGCTCCCTTCGCTTTCCAGAACAG TATCTTTCAGAATCAATCCTGAGGGCTTCTTGCTGGCAGTACAGGTGAGGGCTCGGCCAGACTGGCTCCTGGTCTGCCACGAGAGCTGGAGCTCTGCCCTGGGGCTGCGGATCTGCCAGAGCCTGGGACATCTCAG ACTCACTCACTACAAGGGAGTGAACCTGTCTGACATCCAGCTCAACAGCTCCCAGGGGTTTGCTCAGCTCTCTCCAGGActgggaggcttcctggaggaggtgtggcAGCCCAG GGACAGCTGCGCTTCTGGTCAAATCGTTTCCCTCAGATGCTCTG AGTGTGGGACGAGGCCCCTGGCTTCCCGGATAGTTGGCGGGCAGGCCGTGGCTCCCGGGCGCTGGCCCTGGCAGGCCAGTGTGGCCCTGGGCTCCCGGCACACgtgtgggggctctgtgctggccccACGCTGGGTGATGACGGCCGCACACTGCATGCACAG TTTTAGGCTGTCCCGGCTGTCCAGCTGGCGGGTGTACACGGGGCTGGTGAGCCACAGTGCCGTCAGGCCGCACCAGGGGGCTGTGGTGGAGAGGATCATCCCTCACCCCCTCTACAGCACCCAGAATCACGACTACGACGTCGCCCTCCTCCAGCTCCGGACACCGCTCAACTTCTCAG ACACCGTGGGTGCTGTGTGCCTGCCAGCTGAGAAGCAAGATTTCCCAAGGGGCTCACAGTGCTGGGTGTCTGGCTGGGGCCACACCGATCCCAGCCACA CCCACAACTCAGACACGCTGCAGGACACGGTGGTGCCCCTGCTGGGCACCCGGCTCTGCAACAGCTCCTGCATGTACAGCGGGGCCCTTACCCCCCGCATGCTGTGTGCCGGCTACGTGGACGGGAGGGCCGACGCGTGCCAG GGTGACAGCGGGGGCCCCCTGGTGTGCCTGGACGGGGGCACGTGGCACTTGGTGGGGGTGGTCAGCTGGGGCCGCGGCTGCGCGGAGCCCAATCACCCTGGCGTCTACGCCAAGGTTGCCGAGTTCCTGGACTGGATCCATGACACTGCGAGG